Genomic DNA from Hordeum vulgare subsp. vulgare chromosome 2H, MorexV3_pseudomolecules_assembly, whole genome shotgun sequence:
TAGATTTCCAGGATTCTCAGAGGCTCTATCACCAAGTGCACATGATTTAAACAATAACCAGAAATCGTCCTCTTCCAAAGCACCTAACTTAATTGGCTCAATTGTTCCAACCATTTTTGCAACAGATAGTTTTCTTGTTGTCACAAGAATCACATTGCCATTAGCACTATTAAACTTAAAAGGAGCCAACAATTGGTTCCATCGGCAATCGTTCATGTCATCCCATACATCATCTAAAATTATTAAAACCCTCTTTGATTTTACATGAATTTTCAAGATCTCCTGAAGCTTCACAAAGCAGTTTATTTCTTCATGTCTTTCTCTAGAAACAAAGTTTAACATCTCCCTTGTTACCCTCACTTCATCAAAGTTTCGAGACACCCAAATCCATACCCTGTGCTGAAATGGACTCGCCACGTTTGGTTCATTGTATACATGTTGAGTTAGAGCTGTCTTTCCAACACCTGCAATGCCTACAATAGGCAGTACAATTATGCTAGTAGATGTGTCATCTAACATCATCAACTTCAAGATGGATTTCTTTTCTGCAACTCTCCCATACAGTTGCCTTGAAACAAGACTTGATGTTCTCAGGTGCTGATCTGAGGTTGTACTCCGGTTGTGGTCTAAATTTGAAGCAGAGTCTGATTCATGTAGCTTGAAAACCTCACTCACTTCCCCTCGGATATCCTGTAACCGACCAATTATTTTTTGTATTCTGTTTGATAATTCAGCCTTGTCCCAAGGGATACTTGTGTTAGCTGCGATAACTTGTGCGGATTCCTCATCAACTCGCCTTCTTTTTCTGCTAGATGAATCACCAATTACATTAGGCATTGCATTTGCGGTAGCATCATTGGTGTTGCAGTAAGAAAAAGACTGTCAATTGGAAGGTACAAACACAATGGGACTCTTAATTAAACAACCTCCTAAAAATGTCATGGTGCATAGAGTCATCAGCTACCTTGACAGGTTTGGTGGCTGATCATTCAGTCGAGGTTTCTTCTTACAAATCTTGTTATGGTTGAGTATACCTGCTGTCCCGTTCCCGGTTCCGCACTTGATCTCTGTGAGACAGTATTTACATCTTGCTTTGATAGGCTTTTCGTCGCCTTCTTTTATGACATCGAAAAACTCCCATGCCTTGGACCGTTGTTTCTTCGCTTTTCCCTTGGATGAGCTGCCAATTACAATAGGCTCACTGGTGCTGTAGTCAGAAAAAGATGGTGGGTTGGCTATTAGGACCACCATGGACTCTCAAGCTGACGTATATTAACATGACTAAAAATGTGCTTATTGAGTTTCGGGCTGTGCTCAATGGTCAAGGGTAGAGAATAAGGGTAATCTGATTTTGATAGGAAGAGAATCAAGTGAGATACTTAAAACTTGGTGGAGGGAGTTGGGGTGGCATGAAAT
This window encodes:
- the LOC123427794 gene encoding disease resistance protein RGA2-like isoform X2, giving the protein MRNHLEKEHSVICTKRPGAHPPNPSRKRRRVDEESAQVIAANTSIPWDKAELSNRIQKIIGRLQDIRGEVSEVFKLHESDSASNLDHNRSTTSDQHLRTSSLVSRQLYGRVAEKKSILKLMMLDDTSTSIIVLPIVGIAGVGKTALTQHVYNEPNVASPFQHRVWIWVSRNFDEVRVTREMLNFVSRERHEEINCFVKLQEILKIHVKSKRVLIILDDVWDDMNDCRWNQLLAPFKFNSANGNVILVTTRKLSVAKMVGTIEPIKLGALEEDDFWLLFKSCALGDRASENPGNLCTIGQQIAEKLKGNPLAPVTAGALLRDFFLEDPAMAGLY
- the LOC123427794 gene encoding disease resistance protein RGA2-like isoform X1: MRNHLEKEHSVICTKRPGAHPPNPSSTSEPIVIGSSSKGKAKKQRSKAWEFFDVIKEGDEKPIKARCKYCLTEIKCGTGNGTAGILNHNKICKKKPRLNDQPPNLSRKRRRVDEESAQVIAANTSIPWDKAELSNRIQKIIGRLQDIRGEVSEVFKLHESDSASNLDHNRSTTSDQHLRTSSLVSRQLYGRVAEKKSILKLMMLDDTSTSIIVLPIVGIAGVGKTALTQHVYNEPNVASPFQHRVWIWVSRNFDEVRVTREMLNFVSRERHEEINCFVKLQEILKIHVKSKRVLIILDDVWDDMNDCRWNQLLAPFKFNSANGNVILVTTRKLSVAKMVGTIEPIKLGALEEDDFWLLFKSCALGDRASENPGNLCTIGQQIAEKLKGNPLAPVTAGALLRDFFLEDPAMAGLY